From Eschrichtius robustus isolate mEscRob2 chromosome 7, mEscRob2.pri, whole genome shotgun sequence, a single genomic window includes:
- the SFR1 gene encoding swi5-dependent recombination DNA repair protein 1 homolog encodes MESPSDSAVVLPSTPQAEANTPSPRTSSSGKQPMSATLRERLRKTRFSFNSCYGVVKRLKVESEENDQTFSEKPAPSTEENCLEFQENFKHTDSEFEESTYLKNTFKNINACASKSLDSESCSDLRNDFMNENLPKHGLNKEKAKLVKQIQEKEDLLRRLKLVKMYRSKNDLSQLQMLIKKWRSCSQLLLYELQSAMSEENKKLSLTQLIDHYGLDDKLLHYNRNEEEFIGV; translated from the exons ATGGAAAGTCCATCAGACTCAGCAGTGGTGTTACCTAGCACTCCACAGGCTGAGGCCAATACACCATCTCCCCGTACAAGCAGTTCAGGAAAACAA CCTATGAGTGCAACCCTTAGGGAACGATTAAGGAAAACTAGATTTTCATTCAATTCCTGTTACGGTGTGGTAAAACGACTTAAAGTAGAGAGTGAAGAAAATGATCAGACCTTTTCAGAGAAACCAGCACCGTCAACAGAAGAAAACTGTTTGGAatttcaagaaaattttaaacacacagaCAGTGAATTTGAAGAAAgtacatatttgaaaaatacCTTCAAGAATATCAATGCATGTGCATCTAAATCACTTGATTCTGAGTCATGCAGTGATCTCCGGAATGACTTTATGAATGAGAATCTTCCCAAACATggattaaacaaagaaaaagcaaaattggTGAAGCAGATTCAGGAGAAAGAGGACCTTCTTCGGAGGCTAAAACTAGTCAAAATGTATAGATCAAAG aatgACCTGTCTCAGTTACAGATGTTAATAAAGAAGTGGAGAAGCTGTAGCCAGCTGTTGCTTTATGAGCTGCAGTCAGCTATGTCTGAGGAGAACAAGAAACTAAGCCTTACTCAGCTGATAGACCACTATGGGTTAGATGATAAATTGCTACactataacagaaatgaagaagaatTTATAGgtgtttaa